In one Sander lucioperca isolate FBNREF2018 chromosome 7, SLUC_FBN_1.2, whole genome shotgun sequence genomic region, the following are encoded:
- the slc35b4 gene encoding UDP-xylose and UDP-N-acetylglucosamine transporter, producing the protein MGPGFAIVLVFVGCCSNVVSLELLVRQFPGCGNIVTFAQFVFIALEGFIFETNFGRKKPAIPLRNYVIMVTMFFTVSVINNYALNFNIAMPLHMIFRSGSLIANMILGIIILKKRYSASKYLSVALISAGIFICTIMSARQMNVGNEGSEEQGFYALMHWLIGIGMLTFALLMSARMGIFQETLYKQYGKHSKEALFYNHCLPLPGFLLLSTDIYNHCVYFSHSTPTVVPVVGLTMPIMWLYLLINVITQYVCIRGVFILTTECTSLTVTLVVTLRKFLSLIFSIMYFQNPFTTWHWVGTAVVFLGTLLYTEVWSSMRAALRGPDVKEKKAE; encoded by the exons ATGGGTCCTGGTTTTGCTATTGTTCTGGTTTTTGTCGGATGCTGTAGCAATGTTGTGTCTCTGGAGCTGCTTGTAAG ACAGTTTCCAGGATGTGGCAACATAGTCACCTTCGCTCAGTTTGTCTTCATCGCATTAGAAGGTTTCATCTTTGAAACAAACTTTGGGAGGAAGAAACCAGCAATCCCTTTAAG AAACTATGTGATCATGGTGACCATGTTCTTCACAGTCAGTGTGATCAACAACTACGCTCTCAACTTCAACATCGCAATGCCGTTACACATGATCTTCAGATCG GGATCACTAATTGCTAACATGATCCTGGGAATAATCATCCTGAAGAAAAG GTATTCAGCGAGTAAATatctgtctgtagctttaatttCAGCTGGTATCTTCATCTGCACCATCATGTCTGCCAGACAAATG AATGTAGGCAATGAGGGATCAGAAGAGCAAGGCTTTTATGCCTTAATGCACTGGCTTATAG GTATTGGCATGTTGACCTTTGCTCTTCTGATGTCTGCGAGGATGGGCATTTTCCAGGAGACACTGTACAAGCAGTATGGAAAACACTCCAAGGAAGCCCTCTTCTATAAT cacTGCCTGCCTCTGCCAGGCTTCCTGCTTCTCTCCACAGACATCTACAACCACTGTGTCTACTTCAGTCACAGCA CTCCTACAGTTGTTCCGGTGGTTGGACTGACTATGCCGATAATGTGGCTCTACCTGCTGATCAACGTCATCACCCA GTATGTGTGCATCCGTGGCGTTTTCATTCTGACCACAGAGTGCACCTCGCTGACCGTCACTCTGGTGGTGACTCTGAGGAAGTTCCTCAGCCTCATCTTCTCCATCATGTACTTCCAAAACCCCTTCACTACGTGGCACTGGGTGGGCACGGCCGTGGTCTTCCTGGGCACTCTGCTGTACACAGAGGTGTGGAGCAGCATGCGGGCAGCTCTGCGTGGACCTGACGTCAAGGAAAAAAAGGCAGAGTGA